A single genomic interval of Bos indicus isolate NIAB-ARS_2022 breed Sahiwal x Tharparkar chromosome 5, NIAB-ARS_B.indTharparkar_mat_pri_1.0, whole genome shotgun sequence harbors:
- the SSTR3 gene encoding somatostatin receptor type 3, with protein MNTPGSLSLLPVTSEPGNTSSAWPPDAVLGNVSAASSAAGLAVSGILIPLVYLVVCVVGLLGNSLVIYVVLRQTATPSVTNVYILNLALADELFMLGLPFLAAQNALSYWPFGSLMCRLVMAVDGINQFTSIFCLTVMSVDRYLAVVHPTRSARWRTAPVARTVSAAVWVASAVVVLPVVVFSGVPRGMSTCHMQWPEPAAAWRAGFIIYTAALGFFGPLLVICLCYLLIVVKVRSAGRRVRAPSCQRRRHSERKVTRMVVAVVALFVLCWMPFYVLNIINVVCPLPEEPAFFGLYFLVVALPYANSCANPILYGFLSYRFKQGFRRVLLRPSRRVQNQEPPVGPPEKTEEEEEAGDGEDRHEGAGKQGDWGEMNGRVNQIIQPGPSGQERPPSSTTSKERQFLPQEPLAGEKSDTLHISYL; from the coding sequence ATGAACACCCCTGGCTCCCTTTCACTGCTGCCTGTGACCTCGGAACCCGGGAACACCTCCTCAGCCTGGCCCCCAGATGCTGTCCTCGGAAATGTGTCCGCAGCATCAAGTGCGGCAGGGCTGGCTGTCAGCGGCATTCTGATCCCACTGGTCTACCTGGTGGTGTGCGTGGTGGGCCTGCTGGGCAACTCCCTGGTCATCTACGTGGTCCTGCGACAGACGGCCACCCCATCGGTCACCAACGTCTACATCCTCAACCTGGCACTGGCCGATGAGCTTTTCATGCTGGGGCTGCCCTTCCTGGCTGCCCAGAATGCTTTGTCCTACTGGCCCTTCGGCTCCCTCATGTGCCGCCTGGTCATGGCTGTGGATGGCATCAACCAGTTCACCAGCATCTTCTGCCTCACGGTCATGAGCGTGGACCGCTATTTGGCCGTGGTGCACCCCACCCGCTCAGCCCGCTGGCGCACGGCACCCGTGGCCCGCACAGTCAGTGCGGCTGTCTGGGTGGCGTCGGCCGTAGTGGTGCTGCCTGTGGTGGTCTTCTCGGGTGTGCCCCGTGGCATGAGCACCTGCCACATGCAGTGGCCCGAGCCGGCGGCTGCTTGGCGGGCTGGCTTCATCATCTACACGGCCGCGCTGGGCTTCTTTGGGCCGCTGCTGGTCATCTGCCTCTGCTACCTGCTTATCGTGGTCAAGGTGCGCTCCGCCGGGCGGCGGGTGCGGGCCCCCTCGTGCCAGCGGCGGCGGCATTCTGAGCGCAAGGTCACACGCATGGTGGTGGCCGTGGTGGCGCTCTTCGTCCTCTGCTGGATGCCCTTCTACGTGCTCAACATCATCAATGTGGTGTGCCCGTTGCCCGAGGAGCCTGCCTTCTTCGGCCTCTATTTCCTGGTGGTGGCCCTGCCCTATGCCAACAGCTGTGCCAACCCCATCCTTTATGGCTTCCTCTCCTACCGCTTCAAGCAGGGCTTCCGAAGGGTCCTGCTGAGGCCCTCCCGCCGTGTGCAAAACCAGGAGCCTCCCGTGGGGCCtccagagaagacagaggaggaagaggaggctggAGATGGGGAGGACCGGCATGAGGGAGCAGGGAAGCAGGGGGACTGGGGGGAGATGAACGGCCGGGTCAACCAGATCATACAGCCAGGTCCCAGTGGGCAGGAGCGGCCTCCCAGCAGCACCACCAGCAAGGAGCGTCAGTTCCTACCCCAAGAACCCTTGGCTGGGGAGAAATCCGACACGCTGCACATCAGCTATCTCTAG